A single Paenibacillus sp. FSL R5-0517 DNA region contains:
- a CDS encoding carboxylesterase family protein produces the protein MKSIKRSIAIATILGLCVSGLPAYAAGNTATSSSAAMDKLIQSELIRGSGQGVNAAYLNKKATRIQAAVLYLRLSGLEKEALTYQGSVTYDDAAQAGKVLQPVVGYLKQHPYVAEIVTGTEKFEPNAPLTAEDYATMLLKVLGYEVGTDYEQGASSTYAAGKGIKALQGKGASELTNRLMAEATAQALQIQLKNGNGTLEQSWLKHKVAGAFKPQTLQQTKYGAIEGKKYEQYGTLGWLGVPYAAPPVGELRWKAPQEPEAWAGTRSAKEFAANSLQISGKNTVGSEDSLYLNIWRPDTTSSKLPVMVFLHGGGNMTGSGKDFQGEQLARSTNSIIISVNYRLGALGFFENAALKTGNALDDSGNYGLLDAFRALEWVQDNIAGFGGDTSNVTLAGQSAGARDVLATLISPLSKGLYQKVIAFSGGLTTASPEEGEQKSEDVLVKLLVQEGKAANAEEAKAWISKQSPAQLESYLRALPADKLVTAFGATAIRMEPFPHLFRDGTVIPKEGFEAIQNGNYTKVPVLLGSLETEFSGFAFGDPNFAPAIADGTLFTDETKAEQYAAALKYGSEAYAGFNAERVAEQLTSEAGQPPVYAYRFTWGTQPGVISERLLTLLGAPHGADMDFYTGHADGIAAYFPEGYFSETNKPGRDELSIAMAAYLKQFLYTGNPGTGGSPNLAAWTPWTKDAQAPIMRLDASNTTAEIGMSTQYNQGKEAVMAKMKKELSEETYKLLTEKVFAGRFFWE, from the coding sequence ATGAAAAGCATTAAACGTTCGATTGCCATAGCAACCATTCTGGGTTTATGTGTATCCGGGTTACCGGCATATGCAGCAGGAAATACAGCAACCTCTTCTTCAGCAGCGATGGACAAGCTGATCCAATCGGAGCTTATTCGTGGTAGCGGTCAAGGTGTTAATGCGGCTTATTTGAATAAAAAAGCTACACGCATTCAAGCCGCAGTACTGTACTTGCGTTTGTCCGGATTGGAGAAAGAAGCACTCACCTATCAGGGATCGGTAACGTATGACGATGCGGCTCAGGCAGGAAAAGTATTGCAACCGGTCGTTGGTTACTTGAAGCAGCATCCGTATGTGGCTGAGATCGTAACGGGAACGGAGAAATTTGAGCCTAATGCACCCCTTACAGCGGAAGATTATGCCACAATGCTGTTGAAGGTGCTTGGATATGAAGTAGGTACGGATTATGAGCAAGGGGCTTCTTCCACCTATGCGGCTGGGAAAGGAATCAAGGCACTTCAAGGGAAGGGAGCGAGTGAGCTTACCAATCGACTGATGGCCGAAGCAACTGCACAGGCTTTGCAAATACAGCTTAAGAACGGCAATGGAACCTTGGAGCAGAGCTGGTTGAAACATAAAGTAGCTGGCGCGTTCAAACCTCAAACGTTGCAACAGACCAAATATGGTGCGATTGAGGGCAAAAAATATGAGCAATATGGCACGCTCGGCTGGCTCGGTGTTCCATACGCCGCACCTCCGGTAGGTGAACTGCGTTGGAAAGCTCCACAAGAACCTGAAGCTTGGGCAGGAACTAGATCGGCTAAGGAATTTGCAGCGAACAGCTTGCAGATCTCCGGCAAGAATACAGTAGGCAGTGAGGATTCACTGTACCTCAATATCTGGCGTCCTGACACAACCAGTTCTAAACTTCCGGTGATGGTGTTCCTGCACGGTGGCGGGAATATGACCGGATCAGGTAAAGATTTTCAGGGTGAACAGCTTGCGCGGAGCACCAACAGTATCATCATCTCCGTGAACTACCGTCTGGGGGCCCTCGGATTCTTCGAGAATGCAGCGCTGAAAACCGGCAATGCCCTGGATGACTCCGGTAACTATGGTCTGCTCGACGCATTCCGTGCACTGGAGTGGGTACAGGATAATATTGCAGGGTTTGGCGGAGATACAAGCAATGTTACATTAGCCGGACAATCTGCTGGTGCGCGTGATGTGCTGGCAACACTGATCTCTCCGCTTAGCAAAGGACTGTATCAAAAAGTTATTGCTTTCAGCGGAGGATTAACGACAGCATCACCGGAAGAAGGCGAGCAAAAATCCGAGGATGTACTTGTGAAGCTACTCGTGCAAGAGGGGAAAGCGGCTAACGCAGAAGAAGCAAAAGCATGGATAAGCAAGCAATCTCCGGCACAGCTGGAGAGCTACCTGCGTGCACTGCCGGCGGACAAGCTGGTCACAGCGTTTGGTGCAACCGCAATCCGTATGGAGCCATTCCCGCATCTGTTCCGGGACGGCACCGTGATTCCAAAAGAAGGCTTTGAAGCCATCCAGAACGGCAATTACACGAAAGTTCCTGTATTACTGGGCAGCCTGGAAACGGAGTTCTCCGGATTTGCCTTTGGTGATCCAAACTTCGCTCCAGCTATTGCGGATGGAACGCTGTTCACCGATGAAACCAAGGCGGAGCAATATGCTGCTGCTCTGAAATACGGTAGTGAAGCTTATGCAGGCTTTAATGCAGAGCGTGTCGCGGAGCAATTGACCAGTGAAGCCGGTCAGCCGCCGGTATATGCTTATCGTTTTACTTGGGGTACACAACCTGGGGTCATCTCTGAGCGTTTGCTCACGTTACTGGGCGCACCACATGGTGCGGATATGGACTTCTATACAGGGCACGCCGATGGCATTGCTGCCTATTTCCCTGAGGGATACTTTAGCGAGACGAACAAACCAGGACGTGATGAGTTGTCCATCGCGATGGCAGCATACCTGAAGCAGTTCCTGTACACAGGCAATCCAGGTACGGGTGGTTCCCCTAATCTTGCGGCATGGACACCTTGGACGAAAGATGCACAAGCACCGATCATGCGTCTGGATGCAAGTAATACAACGGCAGAGATTGGCATGTCCACACAATATAATCAAGGCAAAGAAGCCGTAATGGCGAAGATGAAAAAAGAATTGTCTGAAGAAACATACAAACTGTTGACTGAAAAAGTGTTTGCAGGCCGTTTCTTCTGGGAATAA
- a CDS encoding stalk domain-containing protein translates to MKKRNQWLAVLSMTAILSAGATSYTSMIHAADATKSANDQVALRTAIQNMQGTVTWNENSRSVDIQIADTKVQLPIGTFSATINGVKTPLDSKSYITKGTTYVSSQTLKLITDQLILKQNKTGFERTASFQMPGGKAEISASTPDGQRLLVTEADNGSISVLNIADLKNISVLKTVSFHELSAKAEVTSVTVSKDGKYGLAVIRTGDTDSEANKGLLAIVDLTTYKTVKTYELGIGPDSIALSPDGLHAVIAIEDEELNKAGDEIDYANAKRPGSIMVVSFAGGNVLEGEITNLPVSLDHVEGAIYPHDPQPEYVAISPDSKTAAITLQENNVVAIVDLETKKISSIFALGTTSHQADLKDDGMIQFKETLTARYEPDGIAFSADGKYLLTANEGDLGKNEFEDGVKAGGRNIAVWDLQGKRMYDSQNLIDTATAMVGLYPDDRSPNKGSEVENLTVATVDGTTYAAVASERADAILFFELADPVNPNYLGLIPTAGESPEGIHRVNGRSLFVSADESTGTLSFFAKK, encoded by the coding sequence TTGAAAAAGAGAAATCAATGGCTTGCTGTTCTGTCGATGACTGCCATTCTTAGCGCAGGAGCAACCAGCTACACATCCATGATTCATGCCGCTGATGCAACTAAATCTGCCAACGATCAAGTTGCACTGCGTACAGCCATCCAAAATATGCAAGGTACGGTCACCTGGAACGAAAACAGTCGCAGTGTTGATATCCAGATCGCAGATACTAAAGTCCAACTTCCTATAGGAACGTTCTCAGCAACCATTAACGGGGTAAAAACGCCTTTGGACAGTAAAAGCTACATCACCAAAGGTACAACGTATGTATCTTCCCAAACGCTAAAATTAATTACGGATCAACTGATCCTGAAACAAAATAAAACCGGTTTTGAACGAACCGCATCGTTTCAGATGCCCGGTGGCAAAGCAGAAATATCAGCCTCTACGCCAGATGGACAGCGCCTGCTCGTAACCGAAGCGGACAATGGCAGCATTTCTGTATTGAACATTGCTGACTTGAAAAATATCAGCGTATTGAAAACAGTCAGCTTCCATGAGCTCTCTGCCAAAGCTGAAGTCACCAGTGTAACCGTGTCCAAAGACGGCAAATACGGTCTGGCTGTTATTCGTACCGGGGATACGGACAGTGAAGCAAACAAAGGATTGCTTGCCATAGTGGATCTGACAACCTACAAAACTGTAAAAACATATGAACTCGGTATTGGTCCTGACTCGATTGCCCTGTCTCCTGACGGTCTGCATGCGGTGATTGCCATAGAAGACGAAGAGCTGAATAAAGCTGGCGATGAAATTGACTATGCCAACGCCAAACGTCCGGGTAGCATTATGGTTGTATCTTTTGCTGGTGGGAACGTATTGGAAGGTGAAATCACGAACTTGCCGGTATCTCTGGACCATGTTGAAGGCGCCATCTATCCGCATGATCCACAACCGGAGTATGTTGCCATTAGTCCGGATAGCAAAACTGCAGCCATCACGCTACAGGAGAACAACGTCGTTGCCATCGTAGATTTGGAGACCAAAAAGATCAGCTCCATCTTCGCTCTCGGTACCACCTCACATCAAGCGGATCTGAAAGATGATGGCATGATTCAGTTTAAAGAAACATTGACAGCTCGTTACGAACCGGATGGGATTGCTTTCTCGGCAGATGGTAAATACCTGCTGACAGCGAATGAAGGAGACTTGGGCAAGAATGAATTTGAGGATGGGGTAAAAGCAGGCGGACGTAATATTGCTGTCTGGGATCTGCAAGGCAAGCGGATGTACGATAGCCAAAACCTCATTGACACGGCAACCGCCATGGTTGGCTTGTACCCGGATGATCGCAGTCCCAACAAAGGCAGCGAAGTGGAGAATCTGACCGTGGCTACGGTGGACGGCACAACGTATGCAGCGGTCGCTTCCGAACGGGCAGATGCCATTCTGTTCTTCGAGCTTGCTGATCCCGTCAATCCGAACTATCTGGGTCTGATTCCTACAGCCGGAGAGTCACCAGAAGGCATTCATCGGGTTAACGGACGCAGCCTGTTTGTGAGTGCTGATGAAAGCACCGGAACACTTAGTTTTTTTGCCAAGAAATAG
- a CDS encoding AbgT family transporter: MVKADRQENTGLFGWVEKVGNKLPNPFLLFIYLIVALMVATLVLSLFNATAHNPIDGEQVHVKNLLSREGIQWLLPNVVKNFADFKPLASILALVLGIGLAEKVGLLEAVMRKMAVRVPARYASYLVIFIAFFSHVSSDAALVIMPPLGALIFLAVGRHPVAGLIAAIAGVGAGFTANMLIVTTDVLLSGISTEIATSVDPNVGVTVLDNWYFMSASVIVLTLVAGFMTDRFLEPRLGRYEGERVYKLEAPTPEENRALRASGIAALLFIAVISFMVIPSNGVLRNPETGSVMGSPFLAGIVPVILLFFFTVALTYGIKLKVIQNQNDLPKLLIEPIKTMAGFIVMVFPLSQFVAMFNWSNMGKFLALTITDLLEKTGINGIPVVIGLIFLSALLTMFIASGSAIWSILAPVFIPMMMLLGFHPAFTQVIFRVSDSVVIPLAPVSPFVPLFVGFLQEYRKDAKLGTYYSLILPYSIAFFSVWVVMVILWYAFNLPLGPGVNARL; this comes from the coding sequence ATGGTCAAAGCGGACAGACAGGAGAACACAGGACTTTTTGGTTGGGTAGAGAAAGTAGGGAACAAGCTTCCCAATCCGTTTTTATTGTTTATCTATCTCATTGTCGCCCTGATGGTTGCCACACTGGTGTTATCGCTCTTTAATGCGACGGCACATAACCCGATTGATGGGGAACAGGTACATGTCAAGAACTTGCTGAGCAGGGAGGGAATTCAGTGGCTGTTGCCGAATGTGGTCAAGAACTTTGCTGATTTCAAACCACTGGCATCCATCCTGGCTCTGGTGCTGGGCATTGGTCTGGCGGAGAAGGTGGGTCTTCTCGAAGCGGTTATGCGTAAAATGGCTGTTCGGGTACCTGCGCGTTACGCCAGTTATCTCGTCATTTTCATCGCTTTTTTCAGCCATGTGTCCTCAGATGCAGCGCTTGTGATCATGCCTCCGCTTGGAGCGCTGATCTTTCTCGCGGTAGGCAGACATCCGGTTGCCGGATTGATTGCCGCCATTGCTGGGGTTGGCGCAGGTTTTACAGCCAATATGCTTATTGTGACCACCGATGTATTGCTGTCAGGCATTAGTACTGAGATTGCAACCTCTGTAGATCCCAATGTGGGCGTTACGGTTCTGGATAACTGGTACTTTATGTCCGCTTCAGTTATTGTGCTGACTCTCGTTGCCGGGTTCATGACGGACAGATTCCTGGAACCACGTCTGGGCCGTTACGAAGGGGAGCGAGTGTATAAGCTCGAAGCACCGACACCTGAAGAAAACCGGGCATTACGTGCATCGGGGATTGCTGCATTGCTTTTTATCGCAGTCATTTCATTCATGGTGATCCCTTCGAATGGCGTTCTTCGTAACCCGGAAACGGGAAGTGTTATGGGTTCGCCTTTCCTGGCCGGGATTGTTCCTGTCATTTTACTGTTCTTCTTTACCGTAGCGCTGACTTACGGCATTAAACTGAAAGTGATCCAAAATCAGAACGATCTGCCAAAACTGCTCATTGAACCGATCAAAACGATGGCTGGTTTTATCGTGATGGTGTTCCCGTTGTCCCAATTCGTGGCGATGTTCAACTGGAGCAACATGGGCAAATTTCTGGCACTTACAATTACCGATTTGCTAGAAAAGACAGGCATTAATGGCATTCCGGTGGTGATCGGATTGATTTTCCTGTCGGCATTGCTGACGATGTTCATCGCAAGTGGATCAGCGATCTGGTCCATTCTTGCCCCGGTATTTATTCCAATGATGATGCTGCTTGGATTCCATCCGGCATTCACTCAGGTTATTTTTCGGGTATCGGATTCGGTCGTTATTCCATTGGCTCCGGTATCGCCTTTTGTACCGCTGTTCGTAGGATTTCTGCAGGAGTACCGTAAAGATGCGAAGCTGGGAACGTATTATTCACTGATTTTGCCATATTCGATTGCATTCTTCTCGGTGTGGGTGGTTATGGTCATTCTATGGTACGCCTTCAACTTGCCACTTGGTCCGGGAGTAAACGCAAGATTGTAG
- a CDS encoding amidohydrolase, protein MMDIIALRRDLHAHPELGFTEFRTATKVVQILTELGYSVTYGKDAIDDTSRRGLPKPEVLEDAYQRALREGADPVIVEQMRGGFTAVVAEIQGEQEGPTTAFRFDMDALPIRESKLEQHAPQAAQFRSRHEGIMHACAHDGHTTIGLALAERLSNRKFAGKIRLLFQPAEEGVRGAYAMVEKGMLEQVDRLFCMHLGTGVPSGHIRGASAGFLATTKLEAHFTGVSSHAGATPEEGRNALLGAATAMLNIHALPRFSSADTRINVGILEGGTGANIIAEHARMVIETRSTSEETNRELERRVRNIIEHSAAMHELTASVEVVGSAIPIRCDMELAELAVQQAEGIAGFTHAEAISDSAALGSEDASYMIRRVQEQGGKATYMIVGSELPAPHHHPEFDIDEAVLAPAVELLEKLARTLQTTDL, encoded by the coding sequence ATGATGGATATTATCGCACTTCGCCGGGACCTGCATGCACATCCTGAACTGGGATTTACGGAATTTCGTACTGCGACCAAAGTGGTGCAAATCCTGACGGAACTGGGGTATAGCGTCACTTACGGAAAAGATGCAATTGATGACACATCACGGCGCGGGTTGCCGAAGCCCGAAGTCTTGGAAGATGCATATCAGCGTGCCCTCCGTGAAGGTGCAGATCCGGTGATCGTGGAACAGATGCGAGGAGGATTCACCGCCGTTGTTGCTGAAATTCAAGGGGAGCAGGAGGGGCCAACGACAGCGTTCCGCTTCGATATGGATGCATTGCCGATCCGTGAGAGCAAGTTGGAACAACATGCACCGCAAGCAGCACAATTTCGTTCCCGTCATGAAGGCATTATGCATGCCTGTGCACACGATGGGCATACAACGATCGGACTGGCGCTTGCAGAACGGTTGAGTAACCGGAAGTTTGCCGGCAAGATTCGGCTGTTATTCCAACCTGCCGAAGAAGGTGTGCGCGGAGCATATGCCATGGTTGAAAAAGGAATGCTAGAACAGGTGGATCGCCTGTTCTGTATGCACTTAGGTACCGGTGTGCCATCCGGTCATATTAGAGGTGCGTCTGCCGGATTCCTGGCAACGACCAAGCTGGAAGCACATTTCACCGGTGTATCTTCCCATGCAGGGGCTACACCGGAGGAAGGCCGGAACGCGCTGCTGGGCGCAGCGACCGCCATGCTCAACATTCATGCACTTCCCCGCTTCAGCTCAGCAGATACCCGGATTAATGTAGGCATTCTGGAAGGTGGAACAGGGGCTAATATTATTGCTGAGCATGCCCGCATGGTTATTGAGACACGTTCGACCAGTGAAGAAACGAATCGAGAGCTGGAGCGCCGCGTGCGGAACATCATTGAGCATAGCGCAGCCATGCACGAACTAACCGCTTCCGTTGAAGTGGTTGGAAGTGCCATCCCGATTCGATGTGATATGGAACTTGCAGAGCTTGCGGTTCAGCAAGCGGAAGGCATCGCTGGTTTCACCCATGCGGAGGCTATTTCGGATAGTGCTGCTCTCGGCAGCGAGGATGCCAGTTATATGATCCGGCGAGTCCAAGAGCAAGGTGGCAAAGCCACGTATATGATTGTTGGCAGCGAGTTACCTGCCCCGCATCATCATCCCGAATTTGATATTGATGAAGCGGTATTGGCGCCTGCGGTGGAACTGCTGGAGAAATTGGCACGTACCCTGCAAACAACAGATCTATAG